A single window of Enoplosus armatus isolate fEnoArm2 chromosome 22, fEnoArm2.hap1, whole genome shotgun sequence DNA harbors:
- the LOC139305169 gene encoding protein mono-ADP-ribosyltransferase PARP11-like: MWGIDGEIEYMDTSDTPWYWCYLADCGRWHRFEDEPNNPFWSENIEKCYQRNKKGVLNTSSSSCHSKIDFSAMLQTDLSTGRQRRIQRGYNIERSCSCFSASPVFWESVDLTCPYQLIPLSVLTPEYQTVEGYVKNEGLLDRSIISIIRIQNLDLWETYCRKKKQLMRIQGVNEIQERRLFHGTEIRNVDNICKYNFDVRLAGQHGHIYGKGIYFAKHAAYADKFSRSSMDPLPLYGGGTQGVQGASTKIIFVARVMIGTSNVGEKHFQKPDHGISDNFHHSCVNDIKDPTIFVIFDSNQIFPEYLIQYR; encoded by the exons ATGTGGGGCATCGATGGTGAAATTGAGTACATGGACACATCAGACACTCCATGGTATTGGTGTTATCTGGCAGACTGTGGAAGGTGGCACAGATTTGAG GACGAACCCAATAACCCCTTTTGGAGTGAGAATATTGAAAAATGTtaccaaagaaacaaaaaaggggTTTTAAATACCTCTTCATCCAGTTGCCACAGCAAGATTGATTTCTCAG CAATGTTACAGACTGACCTCAGCACAGGACGGCAAAGGAGAATCCAGCGGGGCTACAACATTGAGAGAAG TTGTTCCTGCTTCAGTGCTTCTCCTGTGTTCTGGGAAAGTGTTGACCTCACTTGTCCATATCAG TTAATCCCTCTGAGTGTACTCACCCCCGAGTATCAGACTGTGGAAGGTTATGTGAAGAACGAGGGGCTGTTGGACAGATCCATCATATCGATCATCAGGATACAGAACTTGGACTTATGGGAAACATATTGTCG GAAAAAGAAGCAGTTAATGAGAATTCAAGGTGTCAATGAAATTCAAGAGAGAAGACTCTTTCATGGGACCGAAATCAGAAATGTCGACAACATTTGCAAGTATAACTTTGATGTGCGGTTAGCTGGACAACATGGCCACATATATGGCAAAG gAATATATTTTGCAAAACATGCAGCATATGCAGACAAATTCAGCAGGAGCAGCATGGATCCGTTGCCGCTGTATGGTGGGGGAACACAAGGTGTTCAGGGTGCATCCACTAAAATTATATTTGTGGCGCGGGTGATGATCGGGACATCAAATGttggagaaaaacatttccaaaaaccaGACCATGGAATTTCGGACAACTTTCATCACAGCTGCGTGAATGATATCAAGGATCCCactatttttgttatttttgactcaaatcaaatatttccaGAGTATTTGATTCAGTACAGATGA